The Triticum aestivum cultivar Chinese Spring chromosome 7B, IWGSC CS RefSeq v2.1, whole genome shotgun sequence genome window below encodes:
- the LOC123160282 gene encoding uncharacterized protein has product MDMYRSIRLPFPSLMRTPSLRYQPSPARSKRPRHEMRAGDSRMEADRHHHERAAEAGAGHHRHGRNRRRYPDDDRQRSSPLVWMAVILCTLLAIGIIVVGAAVFAVYLIYKPHMPYMVVTNAYLQQLDYSPADGVIRDIQVRADVLARNTNSKVNASFSSFNIDVKFHGTTLLQLRAETFSVARESSLTLPYSGASRGAKLDLAGMRAMEEALRSRVVPITLSGKARTRWRMGIFLKVAFWTRLNCPLSFSYPPGSVMPIDHDTCRSRSP; this is encoded by the coding sequence ATGGATATGTACCGCTCCATTCGGCTCCCATTTCCTTCCTTAATGCGCACTCCATCCCTCCGATATCAACCCAGCCCAGCTCGATCGAAGCGCCCGCGGCATGAGATGAGGGCCGGAGACAGCAGGATGGAGGCCGACCGCCACCACCACGAGAGGGCGGCTGAGGCGGGCGCGGGTCATCACCGCCATGGGAGGAACAGGCGGCGGTACCCGGACGACGACAGGCAGCGGAGCTCCCCGTTGGTGTGGATGGCGGTAATCCTGTGCACGCTGCTGGCCATCGGCATCATCGTGGTGGGCGCCGCGGTATTCGCCGTGTACCTCATCTACAAGCCCCACATGCCGTACATGGTGGTGACCAACGCGTACCTCCAGCAGCTGGACTACAGCCCCGCCGACGGCGTCATCCGCGACATCCAGGTCAGGGCCGACGTCCTGGCCAGGAACACCAACTCCAAGGTGAACGCCTCCTTCTCCAGCTTCAACATCGACGTCAAGTTCCACGGCACCACCCTGCTGCAGCTGAGGGCCGAGACCTTCAGCGTCGCCCGGGAGAGCTCCCTCACGCTGCCCTACAGCGGGGCGTCGCGCGGGGCCAAGCTGGACCTCGCCGGGATGCGGGCCATGGAGGAGGCGCTCAGGTCCAGGGTGGTGCCCATCACCCTGTCCGGCAAGGCGCGCACCCGGTGGAGGATGGGCATCTTCCTCAAGGTCGCCTTCTGGACGCGCCTCAACTGCCCCCTCAGCTTCAGCTACCCCCCCGGCAGCGTCATGCCCATCGACCACGACACCTGCCGCTCCAGGTCGCCGTAG
- the LOC123160612 gene encoding uncharacterized protein gives MMRPRPFGSGVASAAAAEVSVGAGCRGGWAWRPRPRARPGQRLRVRGAPSPHAAAPASAVHAEPHHGERFRPFGLPRAGFGSDLEAGIEKVIYACRFMAFLAIAGSLAGSVLCFLKGCTFVMDAFVEYYLRGDGKVVLMLIEAIDMYLIGTVMFVFGTGLYELFISNMDIAKQSHDRSSLFGLFKLPERPKWLEIRSVSDLKTKLGHVIVLVLLVGISEKSKRVTITSCTDLFCFAGSIFLSSGCLYLLSKLGSTKGGSHA, from the exons ATGATGAGGCCCAGACCCTTCGGTTCCGGTGTGGCATCGGCCGCCGCGGCCGAGGTTTCGGTGGGCGCGGGATGCCGCGGCGGCTGGGCGTGGAGGCCCAGGCCGAGGGCGCGGCCGGGGCAGCGCTTGAGGGTCAGAGGGGCGCCTAGCCCCCACGCGgccgcgccggcgagcgccgtGCACGCGGAGCCCCACCACGGCGAGCGGTTCCGCCCGTTCGGGCTGCCCCGCGCTGGATTCGGCTCGGACCTGGAGGCGGGCATCGAGAAGGTCATCTACGCCTGCCGCTTCATGGCCTTCCTCGCCATCGCCGGATCTCTCGCCGGATCCGTCCTCTGCTTCCTCAAG GGCTGCACTTTTGTGATGGATGCCTTCGTGGAGTACTACTTGCGCGGCGATGGGAAGGTCGTGCTCATGCTGATTGAAGCCATTG ATATGTATCTCATCGGCACGGTCATGTTTGTCTTCGGGACGGGCCTGTACGAGCTGTTCATCAGTAACATGGACATCGCAAAACAGTCCCATGACCGCTCCAGCCTCTTTGGCTTGTTCAAGCTTCCG GAACGGCCCAAGTGGCTGGAAATCCGCTCGGTGAGTGACCTCAAGACAAAGCTGGGTCATGTAATCGTCCTGGTTCTGCTGGTTGGCATCTCCGAGAAGAGCAAGAGGGTGACCATCACGTCATGTACTGACCTCTTCTGCTTCGCTGGATCTATCTTCCTCTCTTCAGGTTGCCTCTACCTACTATCCAAGCTCGGTAGCACAAAAGGAGGGAGTCATGCCTGA